TAATGACGACTATAGTACTAATTGGCTCGAGTTTGCTTGTGGGATGTAGTGGATCTGGAAATACAAGTTCAGGATCTAAAACAGCTACTTCAGCACAAGTGCTAGAAAATGAAAATGCTAGAGCAGCAATAGCTATGTCAATAGATAAACAATCTTATTGTGATGTAATATTAAATAATGGATCAAATCCAATGGATAGGTTTACTCCTTTAAAACTAGCATTAGATAATGGAAAAGATTACGCAGATCTTACAGAGGGAATGGGGTATTCATATAATGAAGAAAGGGCTAAAGATGCTTGGGATAAAGCTAAGAAAGAAGTTGGATTTGATACAACAGAAATGGAAATTATAACATACGATCATGATTTAGGTAAAAGAACTGGAGAATTTATTCAATCAGAGCTATCAGATTTAGAAGGGTTAACAGTAAAGGTTACTAATTTACCATTTAAACAAAAGCTAGATAGAGAGACTAAAGGTAAATTTGATATATCATTTTCAGGATGGGGGGCTGATTATCCAGATCCTTTAACTTTCTTATCTACAATGGAAACTGGAAATCAATTTTCAAAGCAAGTAGGATATGATAATAAAGAATATAATAAATTAATAGAAGAAGCTAAAAAACTTCCAATAGCAGAGGGATATAAGAAATATGCAGAAGCTGAAAAAATGATGTTAGAAGATGCATACTTAGCTCCAATATATCAAAAATCTTCAGCTTACTTAGAAAAAGATTATGTATCAGGGATAGTTAATAATACTTGGGGAGCAGACTACACATACACATATGCAGATGTAAATAAACCAAAAAAAGTTTTAAACTTATCAACTACAGCAGATATACCTTCTATGGATATTAGTAAATCAACAGATCAACAGTCATTCCAAGTTATGAATACTACAATGGAAGGATTAATAAGAGTAGATGCTGATGGGAAAGCTCAACCTGGGGTAGCCGAAAAATGGGAAGTTTCAGAAGATGGATTAACTTGGACTTTCCATTTAAGAAAAAATTCGATATGGTCAGATAAAACTCCAGTAACTGCTAATGACTTTGAATATTCTTGGAAGAGAACTTTAACACCTGAAACAGCATCTGAGTATGCTTATATAATGAATGATATAAAAGGAGCAACAGAAGTTGCAGATAAAGGATTAGAAGGTATAGGAGTAAAAGCATTAGATGACTATACACTAGAAGTTAAACTAGTTAGACCGGTACCATATTTCCCACAATTAACATCATTCCAAGTATTCTTCCCACAAAAACAAGACTTTGTTGAGAAGTGTGGAGAAAAATATGGAACAGGAGCAGAATATCAACTTTATAATGGACCATTTACATTAACAAGCTGGAAAATGGAAGATCAATATATAATGTCAAAAAATCCTACTTACTGGAATGCATCTAATGTTAAATTAGAAAAAATAAATACAAAAGTAGTTAAGGATACAGGTGCAGAAGTTAACTTATATGAAGATGGTCAAATAGATAGAGCAGTATTAAGCTCAGATTTTGTAGACAAATATAAAGATAGTAAAGAACTTAAAACAAGAGAAACAGCAA
Above is a genomic segment from Romboutsia lituseburensis containing:
- a CDS encoding ABC transporter substrate-binding protein — its product is MFLKRKLTVMTTIVLIGSSLLVGCSGSGNTSSGSKTATSAQVLENENARAAIAMSIDKQSYCDVILNNGSNPMDRFTPLKLALDNGKDYADLTEGMGYSYNEERAKDAWDKAKKEVGFDTTEMEIITYDHDLGKRTGEFIQSELSDLEGLTVKVTNLPFKQKLDRETKGKFDISFSGWGADYPDPLTFLSTMETGNQFSKQVGYDNKEYNKLIEEAKKLPIAEGYKKYAEAEKMMLEDAYLAPIYQKSSAYLEKDYVSGIVNNTWGADYTYTYADVNKPKKVLNLSTTADIPSMDISKSTDQQSFQVMNTTMEGLIRVDADGKAQPGVAEKWEVSEDGLTWTFHLRKNSIWSDKTPVTANDFEYSWKRTLTPETASEYAYIMNDIKGATEVADKGLEGIGVKALDDYTLEVKLVRPVPYFPQLTSFQVFFPQKQDFVEKCGEKYGTGAEYQLYNGPFTLTSWKMEDQYIMSKNPTYWNASNVKLEKINTKVVKDTGAEVNLYEDGQIDRAVLSSDFVDKYKDSKELKTRETATTFMLQINGLNHK